Part of the Bacteroidota bacterium genome is shown below.
CGTTTTTGTGTGATGAGAAATGAGAAATGTTGCCAAGGTGCATTTCTCATTTCTCATTTCTAATTCCTAGCCCCCCGTTAAAAATACTTAAGCCTTTCCTACCACTGGGCTGGTTTCCCGTACTTTGCTGGGAAATGAAAAAAGCCCACATCCGGATTTTGGTGGTTGTGATGTCCGTTGCGCTTTTGGCGCTTCTGGCGGTGCAATGGTTTTGGGTGCAGAATGCAGTTGCGCTTCGCGAGAAACAATTCCGCTACAAAGTCAGGTCGGCGATGGAGGCGGTGGTCGAGCGCTTACAGGAACGTGAAATTTCCATGGCACTCAATAGCAGCAATCTCATTGGGCTGCCGATTTTCCATTTCCCTCCGCGCGAGCCGATTTGTTGTCCTACGCCACACAAACCCAGAACATTATCCGAAGGATTGCTGAAACTGACGACGGACTCCATGCCCACGCATTTTATGCAGCAGGAAGTGAGTACAGGGAGGATGGTGAATGGGAAATGGGTTGAGCAAAAGTCTGTACAAACTACCGTAAGTCAAGGCGATACGCAGGTTGTCGTCAAGCATGGCCTCAGCGATCGTGAAGGACACGAATACATCAACAATGTGATCCACAGACTACTTCAAGGTGGCTTGCCCATCCACCAACGGTTGGAGCCCTCCGTGGTCGACAGCTTGTTGAAGGAAGAGTTGCTCCGCCGCGAAATCGAGGATCCTTTCGTTTACAACATCACGCAGCAAGGGCTGCTGTCAAGCTTCCTTCAACCGCTCGAACCCAGCTCCGCGATCGACAATGAGCAAGAATTTTTCCGTGTTCAGCTGTTTCCGCATGACATCCGACCATCGGAGCATTTTCTCGAATTGCAGTTCCCCAATCGTCAAGGCACGACTTTGCGCGCCATGGGCCTGGTTTTGCCGACATCCGGTGTGTTGGTGGTCATCGTCATGGGTTGTTTCGGGATAGCGCTGATTGCTTTCAGACGGCAGCAAAAACTGTCAGATCTCAAAACCGACTTCATCAACAACATGACCCACGAACTCAAGACACCGATTTCGACCATTTCCTTGGCTTTGGAAGTCTTGAGTGATCCGCAAATGCAGACCAAGGAACGTATTGGGCTCTATACCAAGGTCATCGGACAGGAAAATGACCGGCTCAAAACCCAGGTCGACCGTGTATTGCAAGCAGCGGCCATGGAACGCGGCGAGCTCAAGCTCGATTTGGTGCAAGTCGACTTGGATCAGTTGATCCAAGAGCAAATTGAACGCATCCGGTTGCATGTCGAGAACCGAGGCGGCACGATCCATTATCGATCTGAAGCCACGAACATGGGCATTCAAGCGGATGAAGTGCATTTGGGAGGCGTCATTTTTAACCTTCTGGACAATGCCAATAAGTATTCGCCAGAGAAACCGCAGATTTCCGTCAGGGCCTACAACGTGCTGGGGGGAATCGAAATCGAGGTCCAAGACTTGGGAATTGGCATCAGTTCGGATTCCCAACGCAAGGTTTTTGATAAATTCTACCGTGTTCCCACGGGTAACGTCCATGATGTCAAGGGCTTCGGAATCGGCTTGAGCTATGCCCTGTCGATGGCCAAAGCCCACGGCGGAGACATTCGCTTGCGGAGCGAAGTCGGCCGCGGTTCTACATTCACCCTCTTCCTCCCACAAAAAACAGCGATTGCATGACCCTTCCCCGCCTTTTGCTCGTCGAAGACGATCCCAACCTCGGAGAAATCCTTGCCGAGTTCCTTACTGTGAAAGGAAACGAAGTGACGCGCGCCACCGACGGTGAGGCCGGCCTGCAAGCATGGAAAAACGGAAAATTCGACCTCTGCATTCTCGATGTGATGCTTCCCAAAAAGGACGGATTTGATCTGGCAAGGGACATTCGCAAGGTCGATCAGCAAATTCCCATTCTCTTTCTCACAGCCAAAAACATGCTCGAGGCAAAGGCGGAAGGGTTTGGACTTGGGGGCGACGACTACCTTACCAAGCCTTTCAGCGTCGAGGAATTATTACTGCGAATCAAAGCACTTTTGCGCCGCTCCTCCCCTACCCATACGACCACGGTGACTTCTGAAAAAGAAACCTTTAAGCTCGGAAACTTCGAGTTTGACTTCACCTACCGGGAACTCAAAATCGGGAAGGAAGTCAAGCGAATTACGAGCCGGGAAGCCGACCTTTTGCGTTTGCTTTGCCTTCATCAGAATCAGATCTTGAAGCGGGAAGATGCCCTCAAGCAGATTTGGGGCGACGACAGCTATTTCAATGCAAGGAGCATGGACGTATTTATCACGAAGCTCCGCAAATACCTGAAGGACGATCCCAAAATCGAAATCATGAACGTTCACGGGACGGGCTACAAATTGCTCGTCGGTTAAGATTCTATCCGCGATTTTGTGATCGCGCCCTTGACCAAAGGGATTAAAAATGAGAAACCCTCCGCGAGGGAGGGCTTCCTGTACAAAAGTTGAATGCCTTATTGTACTACGATTCTTTTGACAATCTGCGCATTCCCTGAGCGAAGCTGCAAGCTGTACACGCCTGCCGACAAGGTCGAGAGGTCCAAAGATGCCTGCCAAACACCATTGTGGCGGCTCATTTCTTTGCGCAGGGACCTACCCAATCCATCAAAAACAATCCATTCGCTCTCTTCTGCGGCTCCCCGTACCCACCTGATTTCCAGATTCCCATGCGTCGGGTTTGGATACACTTGACAGGCTGATTCCTGCATCTCATCGGTTCCAACGGAGAGGCAATTCCATGAGGCCAAAAAGCCTTCACGCACGTTGGCACCATTGGTGCTTTCTCTCAAGGTCAAGGCGCCATTGGAACTTGTGATCACCGGAGGCAGTGTTGTGCCGGCATAGATTCCGATGACCGGGCTGTTGACAGAGGGGCCGTCATAGATGGTTACACGATCTCCTGCTGCAAAATTGAACACGGAGAACGTCAATTGCACCTGATTCAACCCACCCGGCTGGATGCGCACAACCCCATTCGAATTGTTCAAGTAATCATCACTTCCGCCGGAATCAAACAGGTTCCCCTCACAGGCTGTCAACAACAAGGAGTCTGAACCAACAGGCATGTTGACGTTGCAGGGCTGATTCAGATCAATGTGAATGCGGTTGGGATAAACCAACGTATCCTTGCTGCCATTGCAACCAAAGGCGATCAAGGTCACATCATAGTCTCCGACAAAAGTGTAGGTATGCGTCGGATTCTCCAAAGTGCTTGTGGATCCATCCCCGAAATTCCAGAGGTAGCTCAATGCAGATGTACTTTGGTTGGTAAATCTAACTGGTGCCGAAACTTCGCAAAGATTCGAGTCTTGGGTATAGAAGTCGGCAACAAGCGTTCCAGTATAGGCGGAACCTA
Proteins encoded:
- a CDS encoding HAMP domain-containing histidine kinase — its product is MKKAHIRILVVVMSVALLALLAVQWFWVQNAVALREKQFRYKVRSAMEAVVERLQEREISMALNSSNLIGLPIFHFPPREPICCPTPHKPRTLSEGLLKLTTDSMPTHFMQQEVSTGRMVNGKWVEQKSVQTTVSQGDTQVVVKHGLSDREGHEYINNVIHRLLQGGLPIHQRLEPSVVDSLLKEELLRREIEDPFVYNITQQGLLSSFLQPLEPSSAIDNEQEFFRVQLFPHDIRPSEHFLELQFPNRQGTTLRAMGLVLPTSGVLVVIVMGCFGIALIAFRRQQKLSDLKTDFINNMTHELKTPISTISLALEVLSDPQMQTKERIGLYTKVIGQENDRLKTQVDRVLQAAAMERGELKLDLVQVDLDQLIQEQIERIRLHVENRGGTIHYRSEATNMGIQADEVHLGGVIFNLLDNANKYSPEKPQISVRAYNVLGGIEIEVQDLGIGISSDSQRKVFDKFYRVPTGNVHDVKGFGIGLSYALSMAKAHGGDIRLRSEVGRGSTFTLFLPQKTAIA
- a CDS encoding response regulator transcription factor, translating into MTLPRLLLVEDDPNLGEILAEFLTVKGNEVTRATDGEAGLQAWKNGKFDLCILDVMLPKKDGFDLARDIRKVDQQIPILFLTAKNMLEAKAEGFGLGGDDYLTKPFSVEELLLRIKALLRRSSPTHTTTVTSEKETFKLGNFEFDFTYRELKIGKEVKRITSREADLLRLLCLHQNQILKREDALKQIWGDDSYFNARSMDVFITKLRKYLKDDPKIEIMNVHGTGYKLLVG